A single Arcanobacterium canis DNA region contains:
- a CDS encoding response regulator: MISVFIVDDHPLVRSGVRSQLDAFDGIEYAGEAGSVDGAVAALTHCDPTQTPDVVLLDVHLPGGNGAGGAEVARKVLARGVPTRFLALSVSDSADDVVAVIRAGARGYVTKAVSPEELHEAITRVASGDAAFSPRLAGFVLDAFRGSPSPGLQDDELNRLSAREQEVMRLIARGYTYRETASELFISIKTVETHVSAVLRKLQLSNRHELSRWAAARGI; the protein is encoded by the coding sequence ATGATCTCAGTATTCATTGTGGACGATCACCCACTCGTCCGTTCCGGTGTTCGTAGCCAATTGGACGCGTTCGACGGCATCGAATACGCAGGTGAAGCAGGCAGTGTTGACGGCGCCGTCGCCGCTCTGACTCACTGCGATCCAACACAGACCCCCGATGTCGTCCTTCTCGATGTCCATCTCCCCGGAGGGAACGGGGCAGGGGGCGCCGAGGTCGCCAGAAAAGTGCTGGCACGCGGTGTCCCCACACGCTTTCTCGCACTATCTGTTTCTGATTCTGCCGACGACGTCGTCGCAGTCATTCGCGCAGGCGCTCGCGGCTACGTCACCAAAGCCGTGAGTCCGGAAGAACTCCACGAAGCCATTACGCGCGTCGCCAGCGGTGACGCAGCGTTCTCTCCGCGTCTGGCAGGCTTTGTCCTCGACGCTTTCCGCGGCAGTCCTTCTCCGGGATTGCAGGACGACGAGCTCAATCGACTCTCTGCCCGCGAACAAGAAGTCATGCGCCTCATCGCCCGTGGATACACCTATCGCGAAACAGCCTCGGAACTGTTCATTTCAATTAAAACGGTCGAAACGCACGTCTCTGCCGTCCTGCGTAAACTCCAGCTCTCCAACCGCCACGAGCTTTCGCGCTGGGCCGCAGCCAGAGGAATCTAA